The Cystobacter fuscus DSM 2262 genome includes a region encoding these proteins:
- a CDS encoding DUF4081 domain-containing protein — MSVTVQQLAARDAEALRALLARDPAHNLYLLGLLEEFGLTSPEGQGGFSYWGRFDGQTLTAAVFVGGAGGLLVPSASDGTATGMIADALADRVRLRGAVGEKPAVDALVRSLCVGRPKLSRTYRLFSVSADDLGPFTNPLLRPAREEDLPRLLPLAAGAIQELHDRDALAEDPHFEARVAQRVRARRTYVLEENGELVFKVDIGSRSQYGAELENLYTLPAQRKKGHATLCLGQISRFLLSSLPRLTLRVEEKDESLARIARRVGYLAGRTQRVVLVD; from the coding sequence ATGTCCGTCACCGTTCAACAGCTAGCTGCCCGGGACGCCGAAGCGCTGCGGGCGCTGCTCGCCCGGGATCCGGCCCACAACCTCTACCTGCTGGGACTGCTGGAGGAGTTCGGCCTCACCTCGCCCGAGGGGCAGGGCGGCTTCTCCTATTGGGGGCGCTTCGATGGGCAGACGCTCACCGCGGCCGTGTTCGTGGGCGGCGCGGGAGGGCTGCTGGTGCCCTCGGCGAGTGACGGCACGGCCACGGGGATGATCGCGGACGCGCTGGCCGATCGCGTGCGGCTCCGGGGGGCGGTGGGAGAGAAACCCGCGGTGGACGCGCTGGTGCGCAGCCTGTGCGTGGGCCGGCCGAAGCTGTCGCGCACCTACCGGCTCTTCTCCGTCTCGGCGGATGACCTGGGCCCCTTCACCAACCCGCTCTTGAGGCCGGCGCGCGAGGAGGATCTCCCGCGCCTGTTGCCGCTGGCGGCGGGGGCCATCCAGGAGCTGCACGATCGGGACGCGCTCGCGGAGGATCCCCACTTCGAGGCGCGGGTGGCACAGCGCGTGCGGGCGCGGCGCACCTACGTGCTGGAGGAGAACGGCGAGCTGGTGTTCAAGGTGGACATCGGCAGCCGCTCGCAATACGGCGCGGAGTTGGAGAACCTCTACACGCTGCCGGCGCAGCGCAAGAAGGGCCACGCCACGCTGTGCCTGGGGCAGATTTCGCGCTTCCTCCTCTCGTCGCTGCCGCGCCTGACCCTGCGCGTGGAGGAGAAGGACGAGTCCCTGGCGCGCATCGCCCGCCGGGTGGGCTACCTCGCCGGCCGCACCCAGCGCGTGGTGCTGGTGGATTAG
- a CDS encoding DUF5131 family protein, translated as MSTKSSIEWTEHTWNPTVGCTKISPGCKHCYAETMAYRLQAMGVPEYENGFKLRLIPERLDEPLKRKKPTMYFVNSMSDLFHREVPYSFLDRVFDVISRSPQHIFQILTKRAELMARYFEQRNVPANAWLGVSVEDRKYGVPRIAVLRRIDAKVRFLSVEPLLGPLGELQLDGIHWVIVGGESGPGARPMDPAWAEDVLRQCQAMSIPFFFKQWGAYGPDGIRRSKKENGRMLGDKEWNEFPVGSL; from the coding sequence ATGAGTACAAAGTCCTCGATCGAGTGGACGGAGCACACTTGGAACCCGACGGTGGGTTGCACCAAGATCTCGCCGGGTTGTAAGCACTGCTATGCCGAGACGATGGCATACCGTCTTCAGGCCATGGGCGTCCCCGAATACGAAAATGGCTTCAAGCTCCGACTCATCCCCGAGCGACTGGATGAGCCCCTGAAGAGGAAGAAGCCGACCATGTACTTCGTCAATTCGATGAGCGACCTCTTCCATCGAGAGGTACCCTACTCATTTCTTGATCGGGTCTTCGACGTCATAAGCCGGTCGCCGCAGCACATCTTTCAAATCCTGACCAAACGAGCGGAACTCATGGCGCGGTACTTCGAGCAGCGCAACGTGCCTGCCAATGCGTGGCTTGGTGTCTCGGTCGAAGATCGGAAGTATGGTGTTCCGCGTATCGCTGTTCTTCGTAGAATCGATGCAAAGGTCCGATTTTTGTCTGTCGAGCCATTGCTTGGACCCCTAGGCGAACTCCAACTTGACGGTATTCATTGGGTCATTGTCGGAGGAGAGTCAGGTCCCGGAGCAAGGCCAATGGATCCTGCTTGGGCAGAGGATGTCTTGAGACAGTGCCAAGCAATGAGCATTCCCTTCTTCTTCAAACAGTGGGGCGCCTACGGACCTGATGGAATCCGTCGTTCCAAGAAAGAAAATGGTCGTATGCTTGGAGACAAAGAATGGAACGAGTTTCCGGTAGGTAGCTTGTAG
- a CDS encoding three-Cys-motif partner protein TcmP: MSKKEYHWEIGQPPPELNVHSLAKHDVLRAYLSRYLNVLTSNPKIDRFRLTLVDGFSGGGVYLHEVNRKEISGSPLIFLEATREAAAEINARKTKQFTLDAHYFFIEKSKTTLEYLRKTLLERGYGALLQDERIRLMQGDFAARASELIEFIRQKGRTGRTIFLLDQYGYLDVPFPLLRKIFSELPSAEVILTFAVDAFGDFLTDSPESRIILSKMGIENRFDLTQIAQAKGARDRRFFIQAAFGPIFNEESGARFYTPFFITSRESNRDYWLVHLSMHARARDEMAKLHWELKNHFRHNGGSGLNMLGYDPKKDESFTSQPDFNFDKSSRERSIRSLREDLPEFMIRRTDGIEFQKLLEETCNTTPASSDIYREVLGELLIDKDISVTSKEGGQRRKGDSIEKTDIIKVSRQVSLFFRKKQ; this comes from the coding sequence ATGTCGAAAAAGGAGTACCACTGGGAGATCGGTCAGCCACCGCCCGAACTCAATGTCCATAGCCTTGCCAAGCACGATGTACTTCGGGCGTATCTCTCCCGATACCTGAACGTCTTAACCAGCAATCCGAAGATTGATCGCTTCCGGTTGACTCTCGTGGACGGTTTCTCCGGTGGAGGCGTTTACCTTCATGAGGTCAATCGGAAGGAAATTAGTGGCTCACCATTGATCTTTCTTGAAGCAACGAGAGAAGCAGCCGCAGAGATCAATGCACGGAAGACAAAGCAATTCACGCTTGACGCTCACTACTTCTTTATAGAGAAGAGCAAGACGACACTTGAATATTTGCGCAAAACGCTCCTGGAGCGCGGTTATGGCGCTCTCTTACAGGATGAGCGAATCAGATTGATGCAAGGGGATTTCGCAGCCAGAGCGAGTGAACTTATCGAGTTCATTCGACAGAAGGGCCGTACTGGAAGAACGATCTTCTTGCTCGATCAGTATGGCTACCTGGACGTACCGTTCCCACTTCTTCGAAAGATCTTCTCGGAACTGCCCTCCGCAGAAGTCATCCTGACCTTCGCCGTGGACGCTTTCGGTGACTTTTTGACCGATAGCCCAGAATCTCGGATAATTCTCTCCAAGATGGGCATTGAGAATCGTTTTGATTTGACTCAGATCGCGCAGGCCAAAGGCGCTAGAGATCGCAGATTCTTCATTCAAGCAGCATTTGGCCCTATCTTTAATGAAGAAAGTGGTGCTCGATTCTACACTCCATTTTTCATCACCTCACGTGAGAGCAATAGAGACTACTGGCTTGTACACCTCTCCATGCACGCCCGCGCTCGCGATGAGATGGCAAAACTGCATTGGGAACTCAAGAACCACTTCCGTCACAACGGTGGCTCAGGCTTGAATATGCTCGGATATGATCCAAAGAAGGATGAATCCTTCACTAGTCAGCCTGACTTCAACTTCGACAAAAGCTCGCGAGAACGAAGCATTCGAAGTCTAAGAGAAGATCTGCCAGAGTTCATGATCCGCCGGACGGACGGAATTGAATTCCAAAAGCTTCTCGAAGAAACATGCAATACGACTCCGGCAAGTAGCGATATTTACCGAGAGGTACTAGGTGAGTTACTCATTGATAAGGATATCTCCGTTACTAGCAAAGAGGGCGGGCAACGAAGGAAGGGCGACAGCATCGAGAAAACAGACATCATCAAAGTTTCTCGACAGGTGTCACTCTTTTTCCGTAAAAAACAATGA
- a CDS encoding nucleoside hydrolase — translation MTPPSPLFRWSAVLLSLSLAACRPSGAPVDRRTPVVIDTDMGSDDAMAIAFLLRRPDVEVKAITVTGAGLAHCEPGVRNALRLLALANHPDIPVACGRTTPLQGSHAYPDDWRQQADILNGVPLPEPRFSASASTAVQVLTSALEGSERKVTVLALGNLTNLAEALQARPSLAERVEQLYVMGGAVTVPGNVGDSPGVNPPNPYAEWNIYVDPEAAARVFETVPAMLVPLDATNHVQVTEEFLQRFEKDRQTAEADFVYRLLASDPDYVRSGTYFFWDPLAAASLAVEGIVTFEPKKVRVVVEEGESSGRTQEAETGHTVRAGVSADRQKFESAFLDTLNGRVHVP, via the coding sequence ATGACGCCCCCCTCGCCCCTGTTCCGATGGAGTGCCGTATTGCTGTCCCTCTCCCTGGCCGCGTGCCGGCCCTCCGGAGCGCCCGTGGACCGACGCACTCCCGTGGTGATCGACACCGACATGGGATCGGATGACGCCATGGCCATCGCGTTCCTGCTGCGTCGGCCCGACGTGGAGGTGAAGGCCATCACCGTCACCGGCGCGGGGCTGGCGCACTGCGAGCCCGGTGTGCGCAACGCGCTGCGGCTGCTGGCGCTCGCGAACCACCCGGACATTCCCGTGGCCTGTGGCCGCACGACGCCCCTCCAGGGCAGCCATGCCTATCCGGATGACTGGCGCCAACAGGCGGACATCCTCAACGGCGTCCCACTGCCCGAGCCGAGATTCTCCGCCTCCGCGTCGACGGCCGTGCAGGTGCTGACCTCCGCCCTGGAAGGCTCCGAGCGGAAGGTGACGGTGCTCGCGCTGGGCAACCTCACCAACCTGGCGGAGGCCCTCCAGGCGAGGCCCTCCCTCGCCGAGCGCGTGGAGCAGCTCTACGTGATGGGCGGAGCCGTGACGGTGCCCGGCAACGTCGGTGACAGTCCGGGCGTCAATCCTCCCAATCCGTATGCGGAGTGGAACATCTACGTGGACCCCGAGGCGGCGGCGCGAGTGTTCGAGACCGTGCCGGCCATGCTCGTGCCGCTCGACGCGACCAACCACGTGCAGGTGACGGAGGAGTTCCTCCAGCGCTTCGAGAAGGACCGCCAGACAGCGGAGGCCGACTTCGTCTACCGGCTCCTGGCCAGCGATCCGGACTACGTCCGCAGCGGCACGTACTTCTTCTGGGATCCGCTCGCGGCCGCGTCGCTGGCGGTGGAGGGAATCGTCACCTTCGAGCCGAAGAAGGTGCGGGTCGTCGTGGAGGAAGGCGAGAGCAGCGGGCGGACGCAGGAAGCGGAGACCGGGCACACGGTGCGAGCCGGAGTCTCGGCGGACCGCCAGAAGTTCGAGTCGGCCTTCCTGGACACGCTCAATGGAAGGGTCCACGTCCCCTGA
- a CDS encoding AHH domain-containing protein: protein MSKTFLLLRLGMALSLVLLTSCMTTRGSEVNEAHPKQEPMAVRVSELPGGKLRLAFKPVAPDLALEQVRPQEAREVLATFHASFPREQGRRFRLVRTSTEPEPEEWERRLREEFVSRYGVPEVPLPGALETSPVFMALKLSPPHMGEGARDAARELFRSPVFLSSVALSVLVYFSAWLAPEPLFTKAFVTALTLRLALLVGVLELNRFARACARLYQEAEAARSVEELEVVAERFGKTVGGTGLRVLMLAASMGVARGLPEVPQGGIGALLQAPRHALTGGMTVEGAATVQMVADGTIVVTGIAAGTATSAAGKACTDGTESQNDYHWHHLATNKNEISSRYGGPWTPLFEKLFTKAGMSLDAAENLVYLKGHKGPHPEEYHSEVYQRLETALRKCQTVAQCKSNLVRALQKVADEVCSPGASLHQWVTKT, encoded by the coding sequence ATGAGCAAGACTTTCTTGTTGCTGCGCCTGGGCATGGCCTTGAGCTTGGTGCTGCTCACATCGTGCATGACGACCCGAGGCTCGGAGGTGAACGAAGCTCACCCGAAGCAGGAACCCATGGCGGTGCGGGTGAGCGAACTGCCCGGAGGCAAACTGAGGCTTGCCTTCAAGCCGGTGGCGCCAGACCTGGCACTGGAGCAAGTACGGCCGCAGGAGGCGCGGGAAGTACTCGCGACCTTCCATGCGTCCTTCCCGAGGGAACAAGGGCGTCGTTTCCGGCTCGTGCGAACCTCGACGGAGCCAGAGCCCGAGGAGTGGGAACGACGGCTGAGAGAGGAGTTCGTGTCCCGCTATGGAGTTCCCGAGGTGCCACTGCCCGGAGCACTAGAGACGAGCCCCGTCTTCATGGCATTGAAATTGTCACCTCCCCATATGGGTGAAGGTGCCCGGGATGCGGCACGGGAACTGTTCCGCTCACCCGTGTTCCTCTCTAGCGTCGCGTTGTCGGTGCTGGTGTATTTCTCCGCCTGGCTGGCACCGGAGCCCTTGTTCACCAAAGCCTTTGTGACGGCGCTGACGCTGAGGCTGGCTTTGCTGGTGGGCGTGCTGGAACTCAACCGATTCGCGAGGGCATGCGCGAGGTTGTACCAGGAGGCCGAGGCGGCGAGATCGGTGGAGGAATTGGAGGTGGTCGCGGAGCGCTTCGGCAAAACGGTGGGAGGAACGGGGCTGCGAGTGCTGATGCTGGCAGCCAGCATGGGAGTGGCCAGGGGATTGCCGGAGGTGCCCCAAGGAGGCATTGGAGCGCTGCTACAGGCGCCACGGCACGCGTTGACCGGGGGAATGACTGTAGAGGGAGCGGCAACGGTGCAGATGGTGGCCGACGGCACCATTGTCGTAACGGGCATAGCAGCGGGCACGGCGACTTCAGCGGCGGGCAAAGCCTGCACGGATGGAACCGAGAGCCAGAATGACTACCACTGGCACCACCTCGCCACGAACAAGAATGAGATTTCATCGCGATATGGCGGCCCATGGACGCCCTTGTTCGAAAAGCTCTTCACAAAGGCTGGGATGAGTCTGGATGCGGCGGAAAACCTCGTCTATCTCAAGGGACATAAAGGCCCCCATCCCGAGGAGTACCATTCGGAAGTCTATCAGCGACTTGAAACAGCACTCAGGAAATGCCAGACCGTTGCACAATGCAAAAGCAATCTGGTGCGAGCACTCCAAAAAGTGGCGGATGAGGTATGCTCTCCCGGAGCCTCGCTCCACCAATGGGTGACGAAGACCTAG
- a CDS encoding imm11 family protein produces MDEQGKELDPWQFKDGKSLELGCVPRFPLDAPGRPLDYCWAAFSIPVVHERVVQLFERLDVQEVQFLPVRVEGHDSPYFILNALRFIRCIDDARCRRVAYWTPEDEQPEKVGEYRVVSGLRIDPGKVGGAHIFRPWGWPVALIVSGDLKQAMEAEGITGTRFVEV; encoded by the coding sequence ATGGATGAGCAAGGGAAGGAACTAGACCCCTGGCAATTCAAGGATGGGAAATCGCTCGAACTCGGCTGCGTTCCTCGGTTTCCACTCGATGCGCCAGGGCGTCCTCTGGACTATTGCTGGGCGGCGTTTTCCATTCCTGTCGTCCATGAACGGGTCGTCCAGCTCTTCGAGCGGCTGGATGTCCAAGAAGTGCAGTTCCTTCCCGTGCGCGTCGAGGGCCATGATTCACCCTACTTCATCCTCAACGCGCTTCGCTTCATCCGGTGTATCGACGACGCCCGGTGCAGACGGGTGGCGTACTGGACGCCCGAGGATGAACAGCCAGAAAAAGTGGGGGAGTACCGTGTTGTTTCGGGCCTGCGCATCGACCCCGGAAAAGTAGGAGGGGCCCACATCTTCCGGCCCTGGGGCTGGCCGGTCGCCCTCATCGTCTCCGGAGATCTCAAGCAGGCCATGGAGGCGGAGGGCATCACCGGCACACGGTTCGTCGAGGTGTGA